In one Maniola jurtina chromosome 13, ilManJurt1.1, whole genome shotgun sequence genomic region, the following are encoded:
- the LOC123871435 gene encoding glucose dehydrogenase [FAD, quinone]-like: MQGLESYISSTCPMPFAGMTGDLFLKAVTAVVAAQCSILDDYRWPRDSAEEVIEKGSSISYDIIVVGAGTAGSLVASRLSNIYPSWSVLLIEAGDDPGIDAEIPAFLFLNQNSSNDWSYKTHPDGNSCLGFRNTSCIWSKGKGLGGSSSINAMIYIRGHPKDYSDWEKSGNPGWSYNNLAKYFEKQEELFNITDSEFPGYENEWYKILDNAWKELGFTAYNYDNHEAIIGTKKTRLLTQNGKRMNTAKAYFKNAHNLIVMKNTKVEKVILNQKTKQAVGVHIRHKTGIIKVITASREVILAAGSIGTPQLLMLSGIGPREHLELMNIDPILNLPVGKNLQDHLFFPLFFKTNINKELSRELINMLLLQYMLTRTGPFSTIGLTDYMGFINTNNISDYPNMQFHYTYFTKNDNFVLKPYLEGVGYSDEMIQVIQALNYEHDMLGIYPTLLNPKSRGEIFLEKSDLSQPVIKANYIQNPDDLVSLIKAIHFVYKLEGTTTFRALGIELLNVEIQNCSTYSFDTDAYWECYIRHMATTIYHPVGTAKMGPRDDDSSVVDSSLLVHGTINLRVVDASIMPIIPRGNTMAATLAIAQKAVDIIKEQYEKNKDEL; encoded by the exons atGCAAGGGCTAGAATCATACATATCATCGACATGTCCAATGCCGTTTGCTGGTATGACTGGTGACCTGTTTCTCAAAGCAGTGACTGCAGTCGTTGCAGCCCAATGCAGTATCTTGGATGACTACCGCTGGCCTCGGGATAGTGCTGAAGAAGTAATCGAAAAAGGATCCA GTATATCATATGACATTATAGTAGTTGGAGCAGGAACTGCTGGATCATTAGTTGCCAGCCGCTTATCTAATATCTATCCTTCTTGGTCAGTATTACTTATAGAAGCAGGTGACGACCCTGGTATAGATGCTGAG atcCCAGCATTTTTATTCCTAAACCAAAATTCAAGTAACGACTGGTCTTATAAAACACACCCAGATGGAAATAGCTGTTTGGGATTTAGAAACACTAGCTGCATATGGAGTAAAGGAAAAGGTCTTGGTGGATCGAGTTCAATAAATGCCATGATTTATATCAGGGGTCATCCCAAAGATTACTCTGATTGGGAGAAATCAGGGAATCCGGGATGGAGTTACAATAATTTGGCAAAATATTTTGAGAAGCAAGAGGAACTATTCAATATTACTGATAGTGAATTCCCTGGATATGAAAACGAATGGTATAAAATTCTTGACAATGCATGGAAGGAATTAGGATTTACTGCTTATAATTACGACAACCATGAAGCGATAATCGGAACTAAAAAAACCCGTTTACTAACGCAAAATGGTAAACGTATGAACACTGCTAAAGCCTATTTCAAAAACGCTCACAATTTAATAGTTATGAAAAATACTAAAGTTGAAAAAGTGATACTTAATCAGAAAACAAAACAGGCGGTTGGTGTACATATAAGACATAAAACTGGGATTATTAAGGTAATCACTGCTAGTAGAGAAGTAATTTTAGCAGCTGGGTCGATTGGGACACCGCAATTGCTTATGTTATCTGGAATAGGCCCAAGAGAACATCTCGAATTAATGAACATTGACCCTATTTTAAATCTTCCAGTAGGAAAAAACTTACAAGAtcatttattttttcctttattttttaaaacaaatatcaACAAAGAACTATCACGTGAGCTAATAAACATGCTTCTACTTCAGTACATGTTGACCAGAACAGGACCTTTCTCCACTATCGGGTTAACTGACTATATGGGCTTCATTAACACCAATAATATTTCTGACTACCCTAACATGCAATTTCATTACACATACTTTACCAAGAATGACAATTTTGTGTTAAAACCTTACCTCGAGGGTGTTGGCTACAGTGATGAAATGATACAAGTAATTCAAGCATTGAATTACGAACACGACATGCTGGGTATTTACCCTACATTATTAAACCCGAAGTCTAGAGGAGAGATATTTCTTGAAAAATCTGATTTATCACAACCTGTAATAAAAGCTAATTATATTCAGAATCCTGACGATTTAGTTTCCCTTATAAAAGCGAttcattttgtttataaattggAGGGAACTACGACTTTTAGGGCACTGGGAATTGAATTACTGAATGTTGAAATACAAAACTGCAGTACGTATTCCTTTGATACTGATGCATATTGGGAGTGTTATATAAGACACATGGCTACAACAATATACCATCCAGTCGGGACAGCAAAAATGGGTCCCCGAGACGATGATTCTTC